AAAGTGGTTCTGAATATTGCCGAATATGGCGATCTCAATTTCCGTGTGTTTGAGGCGCTGGCCACAGGAGCCTGTCTGGTCACGCCAGAAGTGGGCCATGGCCAATCACGCTTTTTCACCAACGGGAAACATCTCGTCACCTATCCGCCGGACAATATGGATCGGTTGATTGAAATAGTCTGTGAGCTTCTCGACGACACGGAGCGCAGGGAAGCCATCGCCGCAGCCGGTCTTGCTGAAATCAACGCCAGACATCGATCCGCACACCGCTTCAAGACGCTCATGGAGGCCATTACGTCCATTCCTGATGAACGCGTCCAGAAACGTCTAAACACTGCTGATTATATTCACGAAAAATATCTCAAGCTGCTCTATCTGCATCTGGCAGAAGCATACCACGAGACCGAATTTCGAAACGCGTACCTGAATGCGGCGTTGAAACCATAGCCGCGCTCAATACTCTCCATTCGTATTCGGTTTTTTCCGGGTGATTTTCCGCTGACTGGTCTGTTTTTTCCGCTCCAAACGTCGCCGTTTTGAAGATCGAGGGACTGCGGTTTTTCGACGGGGGATCACAGGCTTCAACGCCCATTGCATCAACTCGATGAATCGTTCAATCGCCGAATCCTTATTGGATTTCTGGCTTCGAAATTTCTGACTTGTCACGCGCAGCACGCCTCGCTTATCCACACGTCGACGCAATTTTCCGGTGACAGCGACCTTTTGCAACTGGGTCAGGCTTGATGATTTCTCGACATTGAAGAACAGGGTCACACGAGTATCAGCCGTATTGACGTGCTGACCTCCCGGCCCGGAACTTCGGCTGGTGATAAACCGTATTTCTTCATACGGAATGCTGATGGAGTCTGTGATACGAAGCATGACGGAGAAGGTGCCACGACACGCGAGATGGGGCAAGCCCATTTTTTCTCAACGAATAAAACAGCGAAAGAGCACAGTTGACTCTTTCGATTTTCCCATAAAAAAAATCCGCCACACGACGGATTTTTCAAACGATTCATCGTAAAAAAATCACGGTGTCACAGCAGACAATCCGGCAAAACTTCCAGCGGTAAACGTCATGGTTCCAAGATCCCCAAAAGTGGTCGCCTGACGAACCGTCAAAGGAAGCGGCTTGCCGATTGCCACGGTAAAGGCCATCCCGGTGTCGAGCGGCTTGCTCGCTGTTGTCGTTATCAACTTGTCACCGGCACCATTACTCCATGCCGCCTCCAAGATATATTTGCCTTCAGGCAAACGATAATGCCGTCCCGCCAGCCAGGGGACAAGCAGGGTCTGGCCTCGTTCGTCCGCCAATTTCAGGGCATAGACAGAGCGGGAAGCAACATCCACGTAAAATTCGGCTTTGGGCGCGCCCGGTGTTTCTCGAACAACCCGAAACCGCGTCGTTCCTGGCTGATCTGATTTCACGGCATATCGACCAATGAAATTGTCTGGATCAAGGATGATTTCCCAACCGAGATCCTGCCCGTTATTCGCCCAGGGAATCGCTACAAATCCCTTGAGATTAATGACCTCTTTCAGATCACTGCCCCACAGTCCTTCCAAAATCAACTGATCGCCAAGCACCGCCTGCAAAACGTCACCGTCCCGGACAAAAACAGGATTGCCGTTCAGCCAACACACGAAAACAGGCATGTCTTCATCCGGGGAAGGCGGCATTTTCCCGGTCCACCGGACCTGGGCCTTGGCCACCCGTTTCCCATCCGACCGCAGTTCCAATTCGGAAAATGGTTCCAGAACCATGCGCTTGGCATTCATCAGATTGACCCCCGGACGATCCGACGCGAAAAGGGCCAATTCAGGAGCAAATTCACTGGGGCCGCTCTTCAAAGACTTCACTGCCAAAGTCGAACCCGGGGCGAGTGAGATCGTTCGTCCAGACGCAATCTGGCGGCCATTGACACTGACCGCAATCCCCTTGCGGGCGTAGGCCCGAACATCCTGATCCGTAAACTCGGGAGGGACAATGCCCACCCCGAATCGCCGAAGCAACATCACGGTGGCGGCCAACTGTTGGCGCACCTTCCAGCCAATCTGCCGGATGGACTTGCTGACTTCCACAGCCATGGCCGGAATGCCATGCTCGGCCAAAGCGTAACAGGTCAGCGACTTGCGCATCTCCGGATACGCCGTGGCCGTATCAAATGTCTTGGTATTGAAAAGCTTGAATTGATAATCGCGAGTTCGGATGCTTCCATTGAGTTCTTCCAGCACGGAATTGACTGTGTGACCCAAATCAATGGAGTCGAAAACCAACGTATCAACAATAATGGACTGCCCATATCGCTTGGGATTGCGCAGGTTGTCCACATACGTCGGACGATAGAATCCACTGCCTTCGTGCAAGTGAATGAAGGCGTCACTCTGGGCCAGGAAAAAACGAATAACCCGGGCGACACGGTCTTCATAAAACCGATTGTAATTCTGATCGAACCGCCGGTTCATGTCCACATTGATCTGCCGCTTGTGCAGATTGATGGACGGGACATTGGCCCGGGGCAGAAGAATGATATTTCCGCGAGTGATCTTGGCCTGAGTCAACAACTGAGCCGTGACAAAACCAGAGGTTTCGTCTCCCTGAATACCACCCTGAACCATGATTGTCGGTCCGTCTTCTTCGCCTTGAAGGAAATACACCTTCAACGGGTACTGTGTCCCGGCAAAAAAGGAATGCTCCCACGACCCGGCACCAGCCTGGGACGCAAAAAGCAGCACAAT
This sequence is a window from Pseudodesulfovibrio sp. JC047. Protein-coding genes within it:
- the arfB gene encoding alternative ribosome rescue aminoacyl-tRNA hydrolase ArfB, which encodes MGLPHLACRGTFSVMLRITDSISIPYEEIRFITSRSSGPGGQHVNTADTRVTLFFNVEKSSSLTQLQKVAVTGKLRRRVDKRGVLRVTSQKFRSQKSNKDSAIERFIELMQWALKPVIPRRKTAVPRSSKRRRLERKKQTSQRKITRKKPNTNGEY
- a CDS encoding M14/M99 family metallopeptidase; the protein is MSFLRKPILCTTFSLSLIVLLFASQAGAGSWEHSFFAGTQYPLKVYFLQGEEDGPTIMVQGGIQGDETSGFVTAQLLTQAKITRGNIILLPRANVPSINLHKRQINVDMNRRFDQNYNRFYEDRVARVIRFFLAQSDAFIHLHEGSGFYRPTYVDNLRNPKRYGQSIIVDTLVFDSIDLGHTVNSVLEELNGSIRTRDYQFKLFNTKTFDTATAYPEMRKSLTCYALAEHGIPAMAVEVSKSIRQIGWKVRQQLAATVMLLRRFGVGIVPPEFTDQDVRAYARKGIAVSVNGRQIASGRTISLAPGSTLAVKSLKSGPSEFAPELALFASDRPGVNLMNAKRMVLEPFSELELRSDGKRVAKAQVRWTGKMPPSPDEDMPVFVCWLNGNPVFVRDGDVLQAVLGDQLILEGLWGSDLKEVINLKGFVAIPWANNGQDLGWEIILDPDNFIGRYAVKSDQPGTTRFRVVRETPGAPKAEFYVDVASRSVYALKLADERGQTLLVPWLAGRHYRLPEGKYILEAAWSNGAGDKLITTTASKPLDTGMAFTVAIGKPLPLTVRQATTFGDLGTMTFTAGSFAGLSAVTP